One Prunus dulcis chromosome 8, ALMONDv2, whole genome shotgun sequence DNA window includes the following coding sequences:
- the LOC117637248 gene encoding probable sphingolipid transporter spinster homolog 2 isoform X2: MAQKEAKTSEEVKPSAEPAMVIASTAAPAPSWFTPKRLLAIFCVINLLNYVDRGAIASNGVNGSLGTCTESGVCTSGTGIQGDFNLSNFEDGVLSSAFMVGLLLASPIFASLAKSVSPFRLIGVGLSVWTFATIGCGFSFNFWSITLCRMLVGVGEASFISLAAPFIDDNAPAPQVGSHSNWRYAFWGEAILMLPFAILGFVMKPLQLKGFFHPESTKALTAVETAVSEVQGSDNLNGKDGSFSIKEDLRDSTIQKSSKLKVGTKIMNQISRFMKDMKVLLVDKVYVVNVLGYIAYNFVIGAYSYWGPKAGYNIYHMNDADLIFGGITIVCGILGTLAGGFVLDYISSTISNAFKLLSAVTLLGGACCFGAFCFKNMYAFLALFAVGELLVFATQGPVNYICLHCVKPSMRPLSMAISTVSIHLFGDVPSAPLVGVLQDSINNWRVTALILTSIFIPAAGIWFIGIFLHSVDRFNEESENQITTTERSNTTPLLKGKKTETTESASEP, from the exons ATGGCTCAAAAAGAAGCAAAGACTTCTGAAGAAGTTAAGCCTTCGGCAGAGCCAGCCATGGTCATTGCTTCAACCGCAGCTCCGGCTCCTTCGTGGTTCACGCCCAAGAG GTTACTTGCTATCTTTTGCGTGATTAACTTGTTAAATTATGTGGACCGAGGAGCAATAGCAAGCAATGGTGTCAATGGGAGCCTCGGAACTTGTACAGAAAGTGGCGTATGCACATCCGGTACCGGGATACA GGGGGATTTTAACTTGAGCAACTTTGAAGATGGAGTTCTCTCATCAGCTTTTATGGTTGGACTTCTTTTGGCTTCTCCTATATTTGCATCATTAGCAAAGAG TGTAAGTCCGTTTAGGCTCATTGGAGTTGGATTATCAGTTTGGACCTTTGCTACAATTGGTTGTGGTTTTTCATTCAACTTCTGGTCCATTACTCTCTGCCGCAT GTTAGTTGGTGTTGGTGAGGCTTCATTTATTAGTCTTGCAGCTCCATTTATTGATGATAATGCCCCAGCTCCTCAG GTTGGAAGTCATTCCAATTGGCGTTATGCTTTTTGGGGGGAGGCAATCCTGATGCTTCCATTTGCTATTCTAGGATTTGTTATGAAGCCTTTGCAGCTGAAAG GTTTTTTTCATCCTGAATCAACAAAAGCACTAACAGCAGTAGAGACGGCTGTCTCAGAAGTTCAAG GTTCAGATAATTTGAATGGTAAAGATGGTTCCTTTTCCATTAAGGAAGATCTCAGAGATTCTACCATACAGAAATCTTCTAA GCTAAAAGTTgggacaaaaataatgaatcaaatttcaaggtttatgAAAGATATGAAGGTGCTTTTGGTTGACAAGGTTTATGTTGTTAATGTTCTAG GTTATATAGCATACAACTTTGTCATAGGTGCGTACTCGTATTGGGGGCCTAAGGCTGGTTATAATATATATCATATG AATGATGCAGATTTGATATTTGGAGGTATTACAATTGTGTGCGGAATATTGGGCACACTAGCAGGAGGTTTCGTTCTGGATTATATCAGTAGCACTATCTCTAATGCTTTCAAG CTTCTTTCAGCAGTAACGTTACTTGGAGGAGCATGTTGCTTCGGTGCCTTTTGCTTCAAGAACATGTATGCTTTCCTAGCTCTTTTTGCAGTTGGGGAACTACTTGTCTTTGCAACTCAG GGCCCTGTAAATTACATTTGTCTCCATTGTGTTAAACCTAGTATGAGGCCACTATCTATGGCTATTTCTACTGTTTCAATTCACCTTTTTGGGGATGTACCTTCCGCACCTCTTGTTGGAGTTCTCCAG GATTCCATTAACAACTGGAGGGTGACTGCTCTTATTTTAACATCTATTTTCATTCCAGCAGCAGGAATATGGTTTATAG GAATCTTTCTGCACAGCGTGGATAGATTTAACGAAGAAAGTGAGAATCAGATCACAACAACTGAAAGGTCAAACACAACACCATTGCTTAAAGGGAAGAAGACAGAAACAACTGAATCTGCCTCTGAACCCTGA
- the LOC117638413 gene encoding putative disease resistance protein RGA1, protein MEAASIVLSPALQVIFDRLASPALKVIGDMFGLEDNLNRLQDSLKRVEAILQAAEDQQITNTYVMFWLSNLKKAVSDAENLLDFCIARYDNRYLRNPILKGSHAEKIKKAIHRLDKTINEGFSTFNFRELGVGDRRSIQRETGSCIVDPKIYGRDDEKEKLVKLLLSSETSQDGYATCIPIIGIGGIGKTTLAQLAYNDERVSKLFDSRMWIFVSENFNVKKIMKEAIERVTEEECKLSEIEPLQSRLLKLLKKKRCLIVLDNVWTEDQDDWDELRPLFRAGLVGCKIIVTTRSQKIPLIMDFPNSPFYLNGLKDDDCWSLFKQGAFLRGEEEKYPNLTQIGKEIIKKFGGVPLAAKCLGRSMRLQREEKQWLFMRDCELWESDESQHKVFPALMLSLPPHLRQCFAFFSLFPKNYEFKKQKLIHLWMAEGFIPKEGSKRPEDIGEEYFSELLWISFLQEVRLHDGGETIGYKMNDIIHDLARYVAGKEYVVLEQGRPQNWSPAEIRHASVVYRYGARITIPETLYEAEHLRTLLLIGDSGSLQNGDKIYSSFEYLRVLDLNNCDLVDLPNSLGDLICLRYLDLSYTLISKFPESVEYLFFLQTLNLTCCHNLEILPCLGLNLRHLNLSGCVRLTGMPPQIGSLVNLQTLPLFVVPKGAGYIQLQQGLNLYGELNITRLENITRLENIDVASLLPQALFFHRQLSSLESAKLRKMKNLDSLGLYWGLIPQFIDSFPKLPTAQLEVDVSGSGIARQPEEVIEGLQPHKNLKKLVINGYPGIKFPDWALPNLVAAEFTNCRSCEHLPALGNLPLLKTLSLQGMHGVQSIGTEFYGDGTYIWFPLLEELSISDFANLKEWSSANDGNAFRRLKKLTVKSCPKLAHIPLPQSLQHLELRNCNPTMVPVADLSLLSVLIIDKIPDLVYLPEGLFASASLSSLKILSCPKLHSMPLHMQNLSSLKSLTIRWCGELFSLPQSLQNLKALESLEISGCGKLTSLPDGGIAGLASLRTLSIENCSELTSLSSSLERLTLLEDLTIMDCPKLGSFPAGVQHLSSLRSLMVLNCPWFDSLPEGLQNVKTLHCLEISSCDNLTALPEWFEDLASLRSLTIYDCPNLTLLPPGFNLPTKLQHLSIQECPELEERCRQGRGEDSLKIDHVPHKYIGSPQVRRSGEASTSGSSSVQVTSQ, encoded by the coding sequence ATGGAAGCAGCAAGCATAGTTTTATCCCCTGCTTTGCAAGTGATCTTTGACAGATTGGCCTCCCCAGCCTTAAAAGTAATTGGTGATATGTTCGGTCTCGAGGACAACCTCAACAGACTACAAGATTCCTTAAAAAGGGTTGAAGCTATTCTTCAAGCTGCAGAGGATCAACAAATAACCAACACATATGTTATGTTTTGGTTGTCAAACCTCAAGAAAGCTGTTTCTGATGCTGAGAACCTTCTGGACTTCTGTATCGCTCGCTATGACAACAGGTATCTTAGAAATCCAATTTTAAAAGGCTCTCATgctgaaaaaattaaaaaggcaATCCACAGATTAGATAAGACGATAAATGAGGGATTCTCAACATTTAATTTTAGAGAGCTTGGCGTAGGAGATCGACGATCTATCCAAAGGGAGACTGGCTCTTGCATCGTCGACCCAAAGATATATGGAAGAGATGATGAGAAGGAGAAGTTAGTCAAATTGTTACTGTCTTCGGAAACTTCCCAGGATGGATATGCAACTTGTATTCCAATAATTGGTATTGGAGGAATTGGCAAGACCACTCTTGCTCAATTGGCATATAACGATGAGAGGGTCTCCAAACTCTTCGACTCTAGAATGTGGATTTTTGTTTCTGAGAATTTCAATGTCAAGAAGATTATGAAAGAAGCCATTGAGCGTGTAACAGAGGAGGAATGCAAATTGTCGGAGATTGAACCACTTCAGTCTCGGCTTTTGAAATTgctaaagaagaaaagatgtCTGATTGTGTTAGATAATGTTTGGACAGAAGACCAGGATGATTGGGACGAACTAAGACCTTTGTTTAGAGCGGGTCTTGTTGGATGCAAAATTATTGTCACCACCCGCAGTCAAAAAATTCCATTAATAATGGACTTCCCAAATTCaccattttatttaaatgGTTTGAAGGATGATGATTGCTGGTCTTTGTTCAAGCAGGGAGCATTTCTACgcggagaagaagagaagtatCCAAATCTTACACAGATTGGAAAGGAGattatcaaaaaatttggAGGAGTGCCGTTAGCTGCAAAATGTTTGGGAAGATCAATGCGCTtgcaaagagaagaaaaacagtGGTTATTTATGCGAGATTGTGAACTCTGGGAATCAGATGAAAGCCAACATAAAGTTTTCCCTGCCCTGATGTTGAGTCTACCCCCACATCTTAGACAATGCTTTGCATTCTTCTCATTATTTCCCAAAAATTATGAGTTCAAGAAGCAGAAGTTGATTCATCTATGGATGGCAGAAGGCTTCATTCCAAAAGAAGGAAGCAAGAGGCCTGAAGACATTGGTGAGGAATACTTTTCCGAATTGTTGTGGATATCTTTCTTGCAAGAAGTACGGCTACATGACGGTGGAGAAACAATTGGATACAAGATGAATGATATCATTCATGATCTTGCACGATATGTTGCAGGAAAAGAATATGTGGTACTTGAACAGGGTCGGCCACAAAATTGGTCACCAGCAGAGATTCGTCACGCATCTGTTGTTTATAGATATGGTGCAAGAATTACAATTCCAGAAACTCTATATGAAGCAGAACATTTGCGAACTCTCTTATTGATTGGAGATTCTGGCTCATTACAGAACGGAGATAAAATttattcaagttttgagtactTGCGAGTGCTAGATCTCAACAACTGTGATCTTGTTGATCTGCCGAATTCCCTTGGTGATTTGATATGTTTGAGGTATCTTGACTTGTCTTACACGCTCATCTCCAAGTTTCCTGAAAGCGTAGagtatctcttttttttgcaGACCTTAAACCTAACTTGTTGTCATAATCTTGAGATTTTGCCTTGTTTGGGATTAAACCTGAGACATCTTAACTTAAGTGGATGTGTGCGTTTGACTGGTATGCCTCCTCAAATTGGATCTTTAGTTAATCTTCAGACATTGCCACTTTTTGTTGTGCCGAAGGGGGCGGGGTATATTCAGCTGCAGCAAGGTTTAAATCTTTATGGGGAGTTGAATATTACTCGCTTGGAGAATATTACTCGCTTGGAGAATATTGACGTTGCTTCTTTACTGCCCCaagctttattttttcataggCAGTTATCTTCATTGGAATCAGCAAAACTGCGTAAGATGAAAAATCTTGATTCATTGGGATTATACTGGGGTCTTATTCCACAATTTATAGATTCATTCCCGAAACTACCTACTGCCCAACTTGAAGTAGATGTCTCAGGATCAGGTATAGCACGACAACCTGAAGAAGTTATTGAAGGTCTGCAACCACACAAAAATCTGAAAAAGCTAGTTATAAATGGGTATCCAGGAATCAAATTTCCTGATTGGGCTCTCCCAAATCTTGTCGCTGCTGAATTCACCAACTGTAGAAGTTGTGAACATCTTCCAGCCCTTGGGAATCTTCCGCTACTTAAGACGCTTTCTCTGCAAGGAATGCATGGCGTGCAGAGCATTGGTACAGAGTTCTATGGTGATGGTACATACATATGGTTTCCATTACTCGAAGAACTATCAATAAGTGATTTTGCAAACTTGAAAGAGTGGTCAAGTGCAAATGATGGAAATGCATTCCGTAGATTGAAGAAATTAACTGTAAAGAGTTGCCCCAAGTTAGCACATATACCGTTACCTCAGTCCCTTCAACATTTGGAGCTGCGGAATTGTAATCCTACAATGGTGCCCGTAGCAGATTTAAGTTTGCTGTCTGTTCTTATTATTGACAAAATTCCAGACCTAGTGTATCTCCCAGAAGGGCTCTTTGCATCAGCTAGTCTGTCTTCGTTGAAGATCTTGTCTTGCCCCAAGCTTCATTCAATGCCTTTGCATATGCAAAACCTTAGTTCTCTGAAATCATTGACCATTCGTTGGTGTGGAGAGCTGTTCTCTCTACCACAAAGTTTGCAGAACCTTAAAGCTCTGGAGTCACTGGAGATTAGTGGCTGTGGCAAGCTAACATCCCTGCCAGATGGTGGAATTGCAGGTTTAGCTTCCCTTCGAACTTTGTCCATTGAAAACTGCAGTGAGCTGACTTCTCTGTCGTCGAGTTTGGAACGGCTCACATTGCTTGAGGACTTGACCATCATGGACTGTCCAAAACTTGGTTCTTTTCCAGCAGGTGTGCAACACCTCTCCTCCCTTCGAAGTTTGATGGTTTTGAACTGTCCTTGGTTTGATTCTCTGCCAGAAGGGTTGCAAAATGTCAAGACCCTGCACTGCTTGGAAATTAGTAGCTGCGACAATCTAACAGCTTTGCCAGAATGGTTTGAGGATCTTGCTTCTCTTAGATCTTTGACCATATATGATTGTCCTAATTTGACACTACTGCCACCGGGTTTCAACCTTCCCACTAAACTCCAGCACCTCTCTATTCAAGAATGTCCTGAGCTTGAGGAAAGATGCAGACAAGGTAGAGGTGAGGATTCGTTGAAAATAGACCATGTCCCACATAAGTACATTGGATCGCCTCAGGTAAGGCGATCTGGCGAAGCGAGCACATCGGGAAGCTCTTCTGTCCAAGTAACTTCTCAATAA
- the LOC117638414 gene encoding putative disease resistance protein RGA1, which produces MDAAVGIILSPALQVLFDRLASPVLQGLADRLGFNYNIFQSLQHALVRAQATLADAEVQQFTNKTVRLWLSDLKNAVCDAEDLLDVFTAKQTCMIDEDFGEQTLDSYAVLTDKVRKILKKLEMIVGEGSSKLKIGDTQPISDQRSDQRETSSFVDSRIHGREDDKEKLVKLLLSSQTNYHEGYSYATCIPIIGIGGIGKTTLAQMSYNDERVIQHFDVRMWIFVSSNFNIKKIMKTIISSLTSGICKLSEIELLQSQISQLLQKKRYLIVLDDVWTEDQDDWDKLKPLFRGGVDGCKIIVTTRSKKVPYMMDFPNSSICLNGLTDDDCWELFKQRAFARGEEEKHPNLSLIGKQIVRKCGGVPLAAKSLGSSMRLKRSEKQWLSMRDCELWKLDENQHKVLPALMLSYHHLPSHLRECFAFCSIFPKDYEFKKQKLIHLWMASGLLLQDGSRRPEDIGDEYFDDLLWLSFFQEVEICDGSGLVEYKMNDVIHDLARYVAGNESMMLEHSAAQIRHASVVYKYRVIGMPKELFEAKHLRTLLLIGESGLLNGKSKIFSSFGYLRALDLSSCGVSDLPESLGGLICLRYLDLSYTSITKLPHSTRNLCYLQTLNLFGCQNLERLPSLEMMTSLRHLNLVGCVSLAFMPLEIRILRQLQTLPLFVVNRVPGALNTLEGLNLCGKLNIACLQNATYAAEAQSAGLKSKENLESLGLYWGLDCGFGDVYESFGKPQARPNEINDNIGLRSEATPQQHDPVEEILEGLQPHKNLKKLVINGYPGIKFPHWALPNLTSVDFTNCKSCEHLPALGNFLLLKTLSLHGMHGVRSIGTEFYGDGTDMWFPSLEELSISDFSNLEEWSTANDANAFPRLKKLTLKGCPRLAHIPLCQSLQHLELRDCNPTMMSIANLSLLSVLVLEKIQGLVSLPEGLFASPYLSSLQILSLPKLGSLPSEIGNLTALKSLTIRWCDELSSLPQSLKNLKTLESLEISDCHSLLTMPDGGIAGLSSLRTLSIENCSHLTSLSSSLERLTFLEHLTFMYCPNLGSFPEGVQHLSSLRSFTISNCPMFDSLPSGXTK; this is translated from the coding sequence ATGGATGCAGCTGTAGGCATCATTTTGTCCCCGGCTTTGCAAGTTCTCTTTGACAGATTGGCATCTCCAGTCCTACAAGGGCTTGCTGATAGACTGGGTTTCAATTACAACATATTCCAGAGCCTGCAGCATGCCTTGGTGCGGGCTCAAGCTACTCTTGCAGATGCAGAAGTGCAACAATTCACCAACAAAACTGTCAGGCTTTGGTTATCAGACCTCAAGAATGCAGTTTGTGACGCTGAGGATCTTCTTGACGTCTTTACTGCTAAACAAACCTGCATGATTGATGAAGACTTTGGTGAGCAGACATTAGACAGCTATGCAGTTCTTACTGACAAAGTCAGAAAGATACTCAAGAAGTTAGAAATGATTGTGGGTGAGGGATCTTCTAAGTTGAAAATTGGAGATACCCAGCCAATATCAGATCAACGATCAGATCAAAGGGAGACGAGCTCTTTCGTCGACTCAAGGATTCATGGACGAGAGGATGACAAAGAGAAGTTAGTCAAGCTATTACTGTCTTCTCAAACTAATTACCACGAGGGTTATTCATATGCGACTTGCATTCCAATCATCGGCATCGGAGGAATTGGTAAGACCACTCTTGCTCAAATGTCATATAATGATGAGAGAGTTATTCAACACTTTGATGTTAGGATGTGGATTTTTGTCTCTTCTAATTTCAATATCAAAAAGATCATGAAGACAATTATTTCATCCTTAACAAGTGGTATATGCAAGTTGTCGGAGATTGAGCTACTTCAGTCTCAGATTTCGCAATTGCTGCAGAAGAAAAGATATTTGATTGTGTTAGATGACGTTTGGACGGAAGACCAGGACGATTGGGACAAACTTAAACCTTTGTTTAGAGGGGGTGTTGATGGATGCAAAATCATTGTCACTACCCGCAGTAAAAAGGTTCCATATATGATGGACTTCCCAAATTCCTCAATTTGTTTGAACGGTCTGACAGATGATGATTGCTGGGAATTGTTCAAGCAACGGGCTTTTGCacgaggagaagaagaaaagcatCCAAACCTTTCGCTGATTGGAAAACAGATTGTCAGAAAATGTGGTGGTGTGCCATTAGCAGCGAAAAGTTTGGGAAGTTCAATGCGCTTGAAAAGAAGTGAAAAGCAGTGGTTGTCTATGCGAGATTGCGAACTTTGGAAATTAGACGAAAACCAACATAAAGTTTTGCCTGCCCTCATGTTGAGTTATCATCACCTGCCATCTCATCTTAGAGAATGCTTTGCATTCTGCTCAATATTTCCAAAAGATTATGAATTCAAGAAGCAGAAGTTAATTCATCTGTGGATGGCATCAGGCTTACTTCTGCAAGATGGAAGCAGGCGACCAGAAGACATTGGTGATGAATACTTCGACGATTTGTTGTGGTTGTCTTTCTTTCAAGAAGTAGAGATTTGTGATGGCAGCGGCTTAGTTGAATACAAAATGAATGATGTTATACATGATCTTGCACGATATGTAGCAGGAAATGAATCCATGATGCTTGAACATAGTGCAGCACAAATTCGCCATGCATCCgttgtttacaaatatagggTGATTGGAATGCCAAAAGAACTATTTGAAGCAAAACATTTACGAACTCTCTTATTGATTGGAGAATCCGGCTTGTTAAATGgcaaaagtaaaattttttcaagttttggaTACTTGCGTGCGCTAGACCTGAGCAGTTGTGGTGTTTCTGATTTGCCAGAATCATTGGGTGGTTTGATATGTTTGAGGTATCTTGACCTCTCTTACACATCtatcaccaaattacctcacAGCACAAGGAATCTATGCTATTTGCAGACTTTGAATCTATTTGGTTGTCAGAATCTTGAACGGCTGCCAAGCTTGGAAATGATGACCAGCCTAAGACATCTCAATCTAGTTGGATGTGTAAGTTTGGCTTTTATGCCTCTTGAGATTCGAATTTTGCGACAACTTCAGACATTGCCATTGTTTGTCGTCAACAGGGTTCCTGGGGCCCTTAATACGCTGGAAGGTTTGAATCTTTGTGGCAAGTTGAATATTGCCTGTCTGCAGAACGCAACATATGCAGCAGAAGCACAATCAGCTGGGTTGAAGTCGAAGGAAAATCTTGAGTCGTTAGGATTATATTGGGGATTAGATTGCGGATTTGGAGATGTCTACGAATCGTTTGGGAAGCCTCAAGCCCGACCTAATGAAATTAACGATAATATTGGCTTACGATCTGAGGCAACCCCACAACAGCATGATCCTGTGGAAGAAATTCTTGAAGGGCTGCAGCCACACAAAAATCTGAAAAAGCTAGTTATAAATGGGTACCCAGGAATCAAATTTCCTCATTGGGCTCTCCCAAATCTTACTTCCGTTGATTTCACCAACTGTAAAAGTTGTGAACATCTTCCAGCCCTTGGGAATTTTCTACTACTTAAGACACTTTCTCTGCATGGAATGCATGGCGTGAGGAGCATCGGTACAGAGTTCTATGGTGACGGTACGGACATGTGGTTTCCATCCCTCGAAGAACTATCAATTAGTGATTTTTCAAACTTGGAAGAGTGGTCAACTGCAAATGATGCAAATGCATTCCCCAGATTGAAGAAATTAACTTTGAAAGGTTGTCCAAGGTTAGCACATATACCGTTATGTCAGTCCCTTCAACATTTGGAGCTGCGGGACTGTAATCCAACGATGATGTCCATAGCAAATTTAAGTTTGCTTTCTGTGCTTGTTCTAGAAAAAATTCAAGGCCTGGTCTCTCTGCCGGAAGGGCTCTTTGCATCACCTTATCTGTCTTCTTTACAGATATTGTCTCTCCCCAAGCTCGGTTCACTGCCTTCGGAGATTGGAAATCTCACTGCTCTGAAATCATTGACGATTCGTTGGTGTGATGAGTTATCCTCTCTGCCACAGAGTTTAAAGAACCTCAAAACTCTGGAGTCGCTGGAGATTAGTGACTGTCACAGTCTACTAACCATGCCAGATGGTGGAATTGCAGGATTAAGTTCCCTTCGAACTTTGTCCATTGAGAATTGTAGCCATCTGACTTCTTTGTCATCCAGTTTAGAACGTCTTACATTCCTCGAGCACTTGACGTTTATGTATTGTCCAAACCTTGGTTCTTTCCCAGAGGGTGTGCAACACCTCTCCTCACTTCGAAGCTTCACTATCTCAAACTGTCCCATGTTTGATTCTCTCCCAAGTGGGTTNACAAAATAG
- the LOC117637248 gene encoding probable sphingolipid transporter spinster homolog 2 isoform X1 translates to MAQKEAKTSEEVKPSAEPAMVIASTAAPAPSWFTPKRLLAIFCVINLLNYVDRGAIASNGVNGSLGTCTESGVCTSGTGIQGDFNLSNFEDGVLSSAFMVGLLLASPIFASLAKSVSPFRLIGVGLSVWTFATIGCGFSFNFWSITLCRMLVGVGEASFISLAAPFIDDNAPAPQKTAWLAIFYMCIPSGYALGYVYGGLVGSHSNWRYAFWGEAILMLPFAILGFVMKPLQLKGFFHPESTKALTAVETAVSEVQGSDNLNGKDGSFSIKEDLRDSTIQKSSKLKVGTKIMNQISRFMKDMKVLLVDKVYVVNVLGYIAYNFVIGAYSYWGPKAGYNIYHMNDADLIFGGITIVCGILGTLAGGFVLDYISSTISNAFKLLSAVTLLGGACCFGAFCFKNMYAFLALFAVGELLVFATQGPVNYICLHCVKPSMRPLSMAISTVSIHLFGDVPSAPLVGVLQDSINNWRVTALILTSIFIPAAGIWFIGIFLHSVDRFNEESENQITTTERSNTTPLLKGKKTETTESASEP, encoded by the exons ATGGCTCAAAAAGAAGCAAAGACTTCTGAAGAAGTTAAGCCTTCGGCAGAGCCAGCCATGGTCATTGCTTCAACCGCAGCTCCGGCTCCTTCGTGGTTCACGCCCAAGAG GTTACTTGCTATCTTTTGCGTGATTAACTTGTTAAATTATGTGGACCGAGGAGCAATAGCAAGCAATGGTGTCAATGGGAGCCTCGGAACTTGTACAGAAAGTGGCGTATGCACATCCGGTACCGGGATACA GGGGGATTTTAACTTGAGCAACTTTGAAGATGGAGTTCTCTCATCAGCTTTTATGGTTGGACTTCTTTTGGCTTCTCCTATATTTGCATCATTAGCAAAGAG TGTAAGTCCGTTTAGGCTCATTGGAGTTGGATTATCAGTTTGGACCTTTGCTACAATTGGTTGTGGTTTTTCATTCAACTTCTGGTCCATTACTCTCTGCCGCAT GTTAGTTGGTGTTGGTGAGGCTTCATTTATTAGTCTTGCAGCTCCATTTATTGATGATAATGCCCCAGCTCCTCAG AAAACTGCGTGGCTTGCTATATTCTATATGTGCATACCAAGTGGATATGCACTTGGCTATGTTTATGGTGGGTTG GTTGGAAGTCATTCCAATTGGCGTTATGCTTTTTGGGGGGAGGCAATCCTGATGCTTCCATTTGCTATTCTAGGATTTGTTATGAAGCCTTTGCAGCTGAAAG GTTTTTTTCATCCTGAATCAACAAAAGCACTAACAGCAGTAGAGACGGCTGTCTCAGAAGTTCAAG GTTCAGATAATTTGAATGGTAAAGATGGTTCCTTTTCCATTAAGGAAGATCTCAGAGATTCTACCATACAGAAATCTTCTAA GCTAAAAGTTgggacaaaaataatgaatcaaatttcaaggtttatgAAAGATATGAAGGTGCTTTTGGTTGACAAGGTTTATGTTGTTAATGTTCTAG GTTATATAGCATACAACTTTGTCATAGGTGCGTACTCGTATTGGGGGCCTAAGGCTGGTTATAATATATATCATATG AATGATGCAGATTTGATATTTGGAGGTATTACAATTGTGTGCGGAATATTGGGCACACTAGCAGGAGGTTTCGTTCTGGATTATATCAGTAGCACTATCTCTAATGCTTTCAAG CTTCTTTCAGCAGTAACGTTACTTGGAGGAGCATGTTGCTTCGGTGCCTTTTGCTTCAAGAACATGTATGCTTTCCTAGCTCTTTTTGCAGTTGGGGAACTACTTGTCTTTGCAACTCAG GGCCCTGTAAATTACATTTGTCTCCATTGTGTTAAACCTAGTATGAGGCCACTATCTATGGCTATTTCTACTGTTTCAATTCACCTTTTTGGGGATGTACCTTCCGCACCTCTTGTTGGAGTTCTCCAG GATTCCATTAACAACTGGAGGGTGACTGCTCTTATTTTAACATCTATTTTCATTCCAGCAGCAGGAATATGGTTTATAG GAATCTTTCTGCACAGCGTGGATAGATTTAACGAAGAAAGTGAGAATCAGATCACAACAACTGAAAGGTCAAACACAACACCATTGCTTAAAGGGAAGAAGACAGAAACAACTGAATCTGCCTCTGAACCCTGA